One region of Ferrimicrobium sp. genomic DNA includes:
- a CDS encoding type IV secretory system conjugative DNA transfer family protein, with product MSATNHESGVPAVVVLGGLGLSLVAGLWVAMKAVSAIWGPVDMTFAKFLATLWLVHSSVVYRTHQLLPNPLLWRVSATAIALLVFGAGMVSLLVGIHLFQSVGSGSKLFGSRSALDKRSDDPARWLPFDSRKYKPFSPAEVVQQDQVHPSGTTIPVGERCLDSYGFMLGYARDNPEDPIAISSELSMLLAGEARSGKTMGFVIPWVSQWLGPIITTSTRVEVIRATLLARRRVSDHIYVLTLPGVQIPEGVQPISYDICWFYNEELDSLVESAERRAAIFAAVAGDSNQPVWENATKQIFACLLLIGFAWRYAQVEFLGKDIASAKPSLGSDDPKTHHIDMLKKFANLEWTRTKEKVDTVTEFLKANIPNGRGVHAGSYVASVAQTFQGNAGNTEFAQTITGMIAVALGKLNDPQVAAVFSTRWDQPVFDPETFLAESGTLYLISRSEDSTDLAKFFSLVVNEVAAAARRRASRMSRCDPGLALILDEIANIAPLPNLSTYMSEGGGNGITTVAVVQNLRQLITLYGEGKGKEIISSANVIATFGGSKAREDLEMFSELAGRSTVQVSSYDKSGNITGRSDSTEAAIDPNRIANMPRGWIYLKLPNSDPILVKTFHWAGEPARVWSAHPFKALKWSREWGQSLGDEGSSFPFHGTNRSLSWRAIHDLTLESNGLSLHPLQVEISANLGLGDKGGPKTSQEDSEESEPRTRRHRGEAVQDLRPSDSKPTSAPGPTPPADMDMRPARRLENTPTSQVNTPHNRGDKLARLRQQMIDNAGKRWTANDEDMDILFREVPDDTDA from the coding sequence GTGAGCGCAACCAATCACGAAAGTGGCGTGCCAGCAGTCGTAGTCCTTGGCGGACTTGGCTTATCTCTCGTCGCGGGACTGTGGGTCGCCATGAAAGCCGTGAGCGCAATCTGGGGACCGGTGGATATGACATTTGCCAAGTTCTTGGCGACTCTGTGGCTGGTGCACTCTAGCGTGGTCTATCGAACACACCAGCTGCTCCCCAATCCCCTGCTCTGGCGGGTGAGCGCCACAGCGATAGCTCTTCTCGTCTTTGGTGCGGGGATGGTGAGCCTGCTCGTGGGTATTCACCTCTTCCAATCAGTTGGATCGGGTTCCAAACTCTTTGGCTCTCGGTCCGCCCTTGACAAGAGATCCGATGATCCGGCGAGGTGGTTGCCCTTTGACTCGCGCAAGTACAAGCCCTTCAGCCCAGCCGAGGTCGTCCAACAAGACCAGGTCCACCCCAGTGGAACGACAATACCCGTTGGCGAGCGATGCTTAGACAGCTACGGTTTCATGCTCGGTTACGCACGCGATAACCCCGAGGACCCGATCGCAATCTCCTCCGAACTCTCGATGCTCCTCGCAGGAGAGGCACGATCAGGCAAGACCATGGGGTTTGTGATCCCTTGGGTGTCACAATGGCTGGGTCCTATCATCACGACCAGTACCCGTGTAGAGGTGATCCGGGCAACCCTGCTCGCGCGCCGGCGTGTCTCGGATCACATCTATGTGCTCACCCTGCCAGGGGTGCAGATCCCGGAGGGAGTACAGCCGATCAGCTATGACATCTGCTGGTTCTACAATGAGGAACTCGACTCCCTCGTAGAGTCAGCTGAACGAAGGGCCGCTATCTTTGCCGCAGTCGCTGGCGACTCGAACCAACCGGTCTGGGAGAATGCAACGAAACAGATCTTCGCGTGTCTCTTGTTGATCGGCTTCGCCTGGCGATACGCCCAGGTGGAATTTCTTGGCAAGGACATCGCATCGGCAAAACCGAGCCTTGGAAGCGACGACCCAAAGACCCACCACATCGACATGCTGAAGAAATTCGCGAATCTCGAGTGGACCCGGACAAAGGAGAAGGTCGATACGGTGACGGAGTTCCTCAAAGCCAACATCCCAAACGGGAGAGGAGTACATGCTGGATCATACGTTGCAAGCGTCGCTCAGACCTTCCAGGGCAACGCTGGCAATACCGAGTTTGCCCAGACAATCACCGGCATGATCGCCGTTGCCTTAGGAAAGCTCAACGACCCCCAGGTGGCCGCCGTCTTTTCTACCCGCTGGGATCAGCCGGTGTTTGACCCTGAGACATTCTTGGCTGAATCTGGAACGCTGTATCTCATATCGCGCAGTGAGGATTCCACCGATCTCGCCAAGTTCTTCAGCCTTGTGGTGAACGAAGTCGCAGCCGCAGCACGAAGACGAGCGAGTCGCATGAGTCGATGCGATCCAGGGCTTGCCCTCATACTCGATGAGATCGCCAACATCGCTCCCCTCCCCAATCTCAGCACCTACATGTCCGAGGGTGGAGGTAACGGCATCACTACTGTTGCGGTGGTGCAAAACCTGCGCCAATTGATCACGCTCTATGGTGAGGGTAAGGGTAAAGAGATCATCTCGAGTGCCAACGTCATCGCGACCTTTGGCGGTTCCAAAGCTAGGGAAGACCTAGAGATGTTCTCCGAACTCGCGGGACGCAGCACAGTCCAGGTGTCGAGCTATGACAAGAGCGGCAACATCACTGGGCGTAGTGACTCCACAGAGGCCGCTATCGACCCAAACCGAATTGCCAACATGCCCCGGGGTTGGATTTACCTGAAGCTGCCAAACTCAGACCCGATACTTGTCAAGACATTCCACTGGGCAGGTGAGCCTGCACGCGTTTGGAGCGCACACCCTTTCAAGGCACTCAAGTGGTCCCGAGAATGGGGACAATCACTGGGTGATGAAGGGTCCAGCTTCCCTTTCCACGGTACCAACCGGTCCCTCAGTTGGCGTGCAATTCATGACCTCACCCTCGAATCCAATGGACTCAGCCTCCATCCTCTCCAAGTGGAGATCAGCGCAAATCTCGGACTGGGCGACAAAGGAGGGCCCAAAACATCACAAGAAGACAGCGAAGAATCGGAGCCGCGAACGAGAAGGCACCGGGGAGAGGCAGTCCAAGACCTCCGTCCTAGCGACAGCAAGCCTACATCTGCGCCTGGACCTACACCACCGGCGGATATGGATATGCGACCCGCCCGACGTCTGGAAAACACGCCTACATCCCAAGTGAATACCCCACACAACCGTGGTGACAAGTTGGCACGGCTACGACAGCAGATGATCGACAACGCCGGCAAACGCTGGACCGCCAACGACGAGGATATGGACATCCTATTTAGAGAGGTACCCGATGACACTGACGCCTGA
- a CDS encoding sigma-70 family RNA polymerase sigma factor yields the protein MGTACDDEAIALIQSLQAGDQESFPELMEILKPMVEYAVWQFTHGSVRYADDLLQEAWIGVYKAAQRYDTIAYPHLLKTYFRTAIINQLVLADSQTADSLAPPRAIARFQRDAVKGHVDWSQSNEEIHRSYPQVNLVEIERVRTFGGCSVTCMSNFPEVYDSLTGKYSDAPAFDEWATTRVDIEQILTEVRAQVSPIHYRVFELRFLQDLSRPSVARMLGLSVVRVYTLERQLLATQFLVRYTESSAPTPETLRSLLAQTLSATA from the coding sequence ATGGGAACTGCATGTGACGATGAGGCAATCGCGCTAATTCAATCACTACAAGCTGGGGATCAAGAGTCTTTCCCGGAACTTATGGAGATTCTGAAACCCATGGTGGAGTATGCCGTGTGGCAGTTCACTCACGGGAGTGTGCGCTATGCTGATGACCTCTTACAAGAAGCATGGATTGGCGTTTACAAAGCCGCACAGCGCTATGACACAATTGCCTATCCGCATTTGCTCAAAACCTATTTCCGAACTGCAATCATCAATCAGCTCGTGCTCGCCGATTCCCAAACAGCCGATTCATTGGCCCCACCAAGGGCTATCGCACGGTTCCAGCGCGATGCTGTCAAAGGACACGTCGACTGGTCCCAATCTAACGAGGAGATCCACCGCTCATACCCACAAGTCAACCTCGTCGAAATTGAACGGGTCCGCACGTTTGGTGGTTGTTCCGTCACCTGCATGAGCAATTTCCCTGAGGTGTACGACTCACTCACCGGTAAATACTCTGACGCCCCAGCGTTCGACGAGTGGGCAACCACTCGGGTTGACATTGAGCAGATCCTCACCGAGGTCAGGGCACAGGTTAGTCCTATACACTACCGTGTCTTTGAGCTACGATTCTTGCAGGACTTGAGTCGGCCAAGCGTGGCCAGGATGTTAGGGCTGAGCGTTGTTCGTGTCTATACGCTTGAACGCCAACTGCTCGCAACGCAATTTCTCGTTCGCTATACAGAGTCCAGCGCCCCGACTCCAGAGACGCTGCGTTCGCTGTTGGCACAAACCCTCTCTGCAACTGCTTGA
- a CDS encoding oxidoreductase has product MNDTQQLADRTVRRIGFGAMQLPGAGVLGPPKDRHEALAVLRRTLDLGVNHIDTAQFYGPNVANELIREALYPYPPDLALVSKVGARRNGAGAWLPAQAPSDLRADVEENLRSLGVDHLTAVNLRRHEVDDKHDVPLEDQLAEMAALRDEGKIAGIGLSTVTVEQLDFALSTTAIACVQNAFSLVDQSDTPVLERCLAEGIPYVPYFPLGSAFPHMPKVMEQAVVKEVASERAISPAQVGLAWLLARSANVLLIPGTSSVAHLEENLAVEAIVLSPADLSRLNELS; this is encoded by the coding sequence GTGAACGACACCCAACAGCTCGCTGACCGGACTGTGCGACGGATTGGATTCGGTGCGATGCAACTGCCCGGGGCAGGGGTGCTCGGACCGCCCAAAGACCGCCACGAGGCGCTCGCGGTGCTACGTCGCACCCTTGACCTTGGCGTGAACCACATCGATACAGCACAGTTTTACGGGCCGAACGTCGCAAACGAACTCATTCGCGAGGCTCTGTATCCATACCCGCCAGACCTTGCACTGGTCTCAAAAGTGGGAGCTCGTCGCAATGGCGCGGGAGCCTGGCTCCCGGCTCAGGCGCCCTCAGATCTACGCGCCGACGTTGAGGAGAATCTGCGGAGCTTGGGCGTGGATCATCTGACCGCCGTGAATTTGCGTCGCCATGAAGTGGATGACAAACACGACGTTCCCCTTGAAGACCAACTGGCTGAGATGGCGGCCCTAAGGGACGAGGGAAAGATCGCTGGCATCGGGCTGTCGACGGTCACCGTGGAGCAATTGGACTTTGCGCTGTCCACCACCGCGATCGCCTGCGTGCAGAATGCCTTCAGCCTGGTTGATCAATCAGACACGCCTGTCCTTGAACGGTGCCTTGCTGAAGGAATCCCCTACGTGCCTTACTTCCCGCTTGGATCTGCCTTTCCCCACATGCCCAAGGTAATGGAGCAGGCTGTTGTCAAGGAAGTTGCCTCCGAGCGGGCGATCTCACCAGCTCAGGTTGGGCTCGCGTGGTTGCTCGCCCGATCAGCCAACGTGCTCCTCATCCCTGGCACCTCTTCGGTAGCACACCTCGAAGAGAACCTTGCGGTTGAAGCCATCGTCCTTTCGCCAGCCGACCTCTCTCGCCTCAACGAGCTCTCATAA
- a CDS encoding VOC family protein translates to MTYGELHHVELWVPDLGRAVDSLGWLLVALGYTPYQDWAEGKSWRLGDTYIVVEQSRDLTSDHYDRCRPGLNHLAFHAGDLGQLADLTARATRHGWTLLFSEGQPSAGGADNHASYLENSDGFEIELVANL, encoded by the coding sequence ATGACGTACGGAGAGCTGCACCACGTCGAGCTGTGGGTCCCAGACCTCGGCCGAGCCGTCGATAGCCTCGGTTGGCTGCTTGTCGCGCTTGGCTACACGCCCTATCAGGACTGGGCCGAAGGCAAGAGCTGGCGACTGGGTGACACCTACATCGTTGTTGAGCAATCACGGGACCTGACGAGCGACCACTACGACCGATGCCGCCCTGGCCTCAACCACCTCGCGTTTCACGCTGGCGACCTCGGCCAGCTTGCCGATCTCACAGCACGAGCCACCCGGCACGGCTGGACGCTTCTTTTTTCCGAGGGCCAGCCCAGTGCCGGGGGAGCCGACAATCACGCCAGTTATCTCGAAAATAGCGACGGCTTCGAGATCGAGCTCGTCGCCAACCTCTAG
- a CDS encoding zincin-like metallopeptidase domain-containing protein yields MAPRTETQTERINIRERLVEELLARIESDTAPWQQPWDPIHDEGSPVNAVTNKNYRGVNYWCLSLLRPGPDPRWCTFKQAKDQGWSVRKGEHGVPIEKWGTTGEAKRDGQDVGATNGVELEKPHLFVRYYTVFHASQIEGIPELPVFDSSPSFERDQRLVDTVERMGVPLSHRGTRAYYVPSQDRIVLPPPDSFPTAVDYNMTLLHEIAHATGHATRLNRPKGHSFGSEGYAKEELKAEIGASMSACVLGVAIDPSELCEGDRDELENQAAYIKSWLGTLPEVERKTELLAAISAAQKISDYVLGLALSEDETETVEVDPEKVLTAGGLGRVMMHL; encoded by the coding sequence ATGGCACCAAGAACCGAAACCCAGACAGAACGCATCAATATCCGTGAGCGGTTGGTTGAGGAACTCCTCGCCCGTATCGAATCCGACACCGCACCTTGGCAACAGCCATGGGATCCGATCCATGATGAGGGCTCGCCGGTGAACGCCGTGACGAACAAGAACTACCGTGGAGTCAACTACTGGTGCCTCTCGCTCTTGCGGCCGGGGCCAGATCCCAGGTGGTGCACCTTCAAACAGGCAAAGGATCAGGGCTGGAGTGTACGCAAGGGCGAGCACGGAGTACCGATCGAGAAGTGGGGGACTACCGGTGAGGCAAAGAGAGACGGCCAAGATGTAGGCGCGACGAATGGAGTAGAGCTTGAGAAACCCCACTTGTTCGTGCGCTATTACACGGTGTTCCATGCATCCCAGATTGAGGGGATACCGGAACTTCCAGTATTCGACTCTTCGCCCTCGTTCGAGCGTGACCAACGGCTGGTCGACACAGTAGAGAGAATGGGTGTCCCTCTCAGCCACCGGGGAACGAGGGCTTACTACGTCCCTAGTCAGGATCGAATAGTTCTCCCACCGCCTGACTCGTTCCCGACAGCGGTTGATTACAACATGACTCTCTTGCACGAAATTGCGCATGCGACCGGACATGCGACCAGACTGAACCGCCCTAAGGGTCACTCCTTTGGGAGCGAGGGTTACGCCAAGGAGGAGTTGAAAGCCGAGATCGGTGCATCGATGAGCGCGTGCGTGCTCGGCGTCGCCATCGATCCAAGTGAGCTGTGCGAAGGAGATCGCGACGAACTCGAGAACCAGGCCGCTTACATCAAGAGCTGGCTTGGTACGCTGCCTGAGGTAGAACGAAAGACGGAGCTGTTGGCTGCAATCAGCGCTGCCCAGAAGATCAGCGACTATGTGCTCGGGCTCGCGCTCTCAGAGGACGAGACCGAAACCGTCGAGGTCGATCCTGAGAAGGTCTTGACCGCAGGGGGGCTAGGCAGAGTAATGATGCATCTTTAG
- a CDS encoding ECF transporter S component, whose product MIAQRRVLTLLGWVVATGIGCALFAWPFFVSDASVAAIAALGIGTCGALILIEMGSRSLDVRSFALLVALSSIDAAARALLVTGIGGFSPIFLLILCAGYVFGARYGFLVGASSLLVSAVVTGGIGPWLPYQLFAAGWVGAFAGFFAHRRDHKPDWCDVAILAMIGIVAGYGFGIAMDIWDWTYYQAAPGLGFHPGMSLSLALSHFVRFYLTTSFVWDSFRAGGNALMVMVLGTPILIALGRLRAQMSARVHRSTPGKESQSRIGTPSSELFH is encoded by the coding sequence GTGATAGCCCAGCGGCGCGTTCTGACCTTGCTCGGCTGGGTGGTGGCAACAGGGATTGGGTGCGCACTCTTCGCTTGGCCCTTTTTTGTATCCGATGCTAGTGTGGCAGCGATAGCGGCGCTCGGTATTGGGACCTGCGGTGCGCTTATATTGATCGAGATGGGATCACGGTCTCTCGATGTGCGCTCCTTTGCCCTTCTTGTGGCACTTTCGTCAATCGACGCTGCAGCTCGCGCTCTTCTCGTGACAGGGATCGGAGGGTTTAGCCCGATTTTCCTCTTGATCTTGTGTGCTGGGTACGTATTTGGTGCAAGGTACGGGTTTCTTGTTGGAGCGAGCTCCTTGCTTGTATCTGCGGTGGTCACCGGCGGTATTGGCCCCTGGCTCCCTTATCAGCTGTTCGCCGCCGGTTGGGTTGGGGCCTTTGCGGGGTTCTTCGCCCACCGCCGTGACCACAAGCCGGACTGGTGCGACGTCGCGATCTTGGCGATGATTGGGATTGTTGCGGGCTATGGCTTTGGCATCGCGATGGATATCTGGGACTGGACCTATTACCAGGCAGCTCCTGGACTCGGATTCCACCCAGGCATGTCGCTTTCGTTAGCGCTGTCTCATTTCGTTCGTTTCTATTTGACGACCTCTTTTGTGTGGGACTCTTTCCGTGCGGGCGGGAATGCCTTGATGGTGATGGTTCTAGGAACTCCGATCTTGATCGCGCTGGGACGATTGAGGGCCCAGATGTCAGCGCGTGTTCATCGATCAACACCCGGGAAGGAAAGCCAGAGTCGTATCGGTACACCTAGCTCTGAGTTGTTTCATTAA
- a CDS encoding ABC transporter ATP-binding protein, with product MNPGINFENVSYRYPGWGVEPALALDGVSGEIGHGITAVIGDSGSGKSTLLRLINGLIPHFHGGDFSGRVTVNGSDVIATPTRELAKQVGFVFQEPETGFVRGTLAREIAFGPENLGFDRDLIRARITESLEAVGIAHLIDRRIRSLSGGEQQRVAVAAALATNPGTLVLDEPMSQLDDDGARILIETLVAIAKSGTRVVIAEHRLEGYLNADRIIGMHAGVLVEDDSMNTMVVPPRLPVPDSAEVVWELCGAAISVEGTPLLSDINLVGHKGEMTVITGANGRGKTTLLRAIGGLHPLTGGTRFAPDKGIAYLPQEPGVLLHRASVIDEISQTLKWLHLETSPFDVLKILDLAHLGQRDPRDLSGGERQRAALAVVLAGQPRLALLDEPTRGMDERARMSLVAMLAQLADYGTATVVATHDRVLAHQLARRVWKISGGTLVPEEEDST from the coding sequence ATGAACCCTGGAATCAACTTTGAGAATGTCAGTTATCGCTACCCGGGTTGGGGCGTGGAACCAGCGTTGGCTCTTGATGGGGTCTCCGGAGAAATCGGTCATGGTATCACGGCTGTGATCGGGGACTCAGGATCTGGAAAGTCGACTCTGCTACGCCTCATCAATGGACTCATCCCTCACTTTCACGGGGGCGATTTTTCGGGTCGAGTCACCGTGAATGGGAGTGATGTAATAGCTACGCCCACACGCGAACTTGCAAAGCAGGTGGGTTTTGTCTTCCAGGAGCCAGAGACGGGTTTTGTGCGAGGAACCTTGGCACGCGAGATAGCCTTTGGCCCTGAGAACTTGGGGTTCGATCGAGACTTGATCCGTGCGAGGATTACCGAGTCTCTCGAGGCGGTAGGGATAGCTCACCTGATCGATCGGCGTATCAGATCTCTGTCCGGAGGCGAGCAACAACGGGTAGCAGTCGCGGCGGCACTTGCGACCAACCCAGGCACCTTGGTTCTTGACGAACCCATGTCGCAACTCGATGACGATGGAGCACGTATCTTGATAGAGACTCTCGTCGCGATTGCAAAGTCAGGGACGCGTGTCGTTATTGCAGAGCATCGTCTCGAGGGCTACCTCAATGCCGATCGTATCATTGGCATGCATGCGGGAGTGCTCGTGGAGGATGACTCCATGAACACCATGGTTGTCCCTCCAAGGCTTCCGGTTCCAGACTCAGCCGAAGTGGTTTGGGAACTTTGTGGCGCCGCGATTTCGGTAGAGGGGACCCCGTTGCTTAGCGATATCAATCTCGTAGGCCACAAGGGTGAGATGACGGTCATCACCGGGGCCAACGGTAGGGGAAAGACCACTCTGCTTCGTGCGATTGGGGGGCTGCACCCTCTGACGGGAGGGACGAGGTTTGCCCCTGATAAGGGGATTGCCTACCTTCCGCAGGAACCCGGAGTGCTCTTACACCGGGCAAGTGTGATCGACGAAATTTCTCAGACTCTTAAGTGGTTGCACCTTGAGACCTCCCCTTTCGATGTCCTTAAGATCCTCGACCTTGCTCATCTAGGGCAACGCGATCCACGTGATCTATCGGGAGGGGAGCGCCAGCGCGCTGCACTTGCAGTTGTGTTAGCTGGTCAGCCTCGTCTTGCCCTTCTCGACGAACCGACTCGCGGCATGGATGAACGGGCACGGATGTCTCTTGTCGCTATGCTTGCTCAGCTTGCCGACTACGGCACTGCCACCGTCGTTGCGACCCATGACCGGGTGCTAGCTCATCAGCTGGCACGTCGCGTCTGGAAGATCTCTGGCGGTACGCTCGTTCCCGAGGAGGAGGACAGCACGTGA
- a CDS encoding energy-coupling factor transporter transmembrane component T, with translation MRRPTALLVWVVGALIVALTISNPLSSALVIVVSWCVLVRRHVSERHLRPFAIGLAIMGIVSVVINGVLVHEGATVIGYVPAWVPLVSGAITVEGFLQGGSIALALIATISAAATLSVVVDPTDLADSFPRSLSRVGAALGAALNMVPAMAASYRSIKEAQQFRGWRPRGVRAMIDIIVPVLLGAIERSARLAESMEARGFGTGPRTQLVVQEPEWRNLVGAAVVVGCCGLVLAVRLAHMPVTWYPYPTPSLPSLSPFVWIPSILLGVAAFAIAPG, from the coding sequence GTGAGACGACCGACAGCCCTTCTGGTTTGGGTTGTAGGCGCGCTCATCGTGGCGCTTACCATCTCTAACCCGCTGTCGTCGGCACTCGTGATTGTGGTGTCTTGGTGCGTACTGGTACGCCGTCACGTGAGTGAACGTCATCTCCGCCCCTTCGCCATTGGACTCGCGATCATGGGTATCGTTTCGGTGGTGATCAACGGGGTTCTTGTGCACGAGGGTGCGACCGTCATCGGGTATGTTCCAGCATGGGTACCGCTTGTCTCTGGGGCCATCACCGTTGAAGGCTTCCTACAAGGAGGCTCGATTGCGCTGGCACTGATTGCGACTATCTCAGCCGCAGCCACCCTTTCGGTGGTGGTGGATCCCACCGACCTGGCTGACTCGTTTCCTCGATCGCTCTCGCGCGTTGGTGCTGCTCTCGGCGCTGCTCTTAACATGGTTCCCGCGATGGCGGCAAGCTACCGTTCAATCAAGGAAGCCCAGCAGTTCCGTGGATGGCGCCCAAGAGGTGTTCGCGCGATGATTGACATCATCGTTCCGGTACTTCTTGGCGCTATTGAGCGCTCAGCTCGACTTGCAGAGTCCATGGAAGCACGCGGGTTTGGAACCGGACCCCGAACCCAGTTAGTCGTTCAAGAGCCCGAGTGGCGTAATCTGGTTGGGGCAGCCGTTGTTGTGGGTTGCTGTGGACTTGTTCTCGCCGTTCGGCTCGCCCATATGCCAGTGACCTGGTATCCCTATCCGACTCCGTCGCTTCCTTCGCTGTCTCCCTTCGTATGGATCCCCTCCATCCTGCTAGGGGTGGCAGCTTTCGCAATTGCGCCAGGTTAA
- a CDS encoding YqaJ viral recombinase family protein: MNTVSMRAPTQQLLDSDLQTLKIEVGDDWGLDRSQGIGGSESGSVLGLNKYRGTLELLEEKITGKAQEFTQAQELRMACGHALELLTLQTFAKEVLEVPYCENLEDLDHADGLTRPDRYLYLNPRYPFAFAHIDGLYRAKGEIGIVDAKVSFRSPWSEAPEYYITQLAHYSAVLGVNVGYIAGMFMDQPFPAPQHYRIDFLPSQLELVMKAERIFWNGVTAIRNGAVPSELRLGAFEQRLGMMGEEFMAGIEVPTLDDRANSSTVTVNNEELASLQRYAELKNQVRLAYREIGEISDGLKEAVDAPNISFVLADGTPVAKKTTTITNVLDKGALAEAGIPVDAFYTPSEQVRLTTTKALTKLELQTDVAPMRMRA, encoded by the coding sequence ATGAACACAGTCTCTATGCGCGCACCAACCCAGCAATTGTTGGACTCCGATCTACAGACCCTCAAGATCGAAGTAGGCGACGACTGGGGCCTGGACCGCAGCCAGGGGATTGGAGGGTCGGAGTCAGGGTCGGTGCTAGGTCTCAACAAATATCGCGGCACTCTTGAACTACTGGAGGAGAAGATAACTGGCAAGGCACAAGAGTTCACCCAAGCCCAAGAGCTCAGAATGGCGTGTGGTCACGCGCTTGAGCTATTGACGTTACAGACCTTCGCGAAAGAGGTGTTGGAGGTCCCCTATTGCGAGAATCTTGAGGATCTTGACCACGCGGATGGCCTGACACGGCCTGATCGGTATCTGTACTTGAATCCACGGTATCCCTTTGCCTTCGCCCACATCGATGGGCTCTATCGCGCAAAGGGTGAGATCGGCATCGTCGACGCGAAGGTCTCCTTTCGTTCTCCCTGGTCGGAGGCTCCCGAGTACTACATCACTCAACTCGCCCACTACAGCGCCGTGCTCGGTGTGAACGTGGGTTACATAGCCGGGATGTTCATGGATCAGCCCTTCCCGGCTCCCCAGCATTATCGCATCGACTTCCTACCGTCCCAGCTCGAGTTGGTCATGAAGGCGGAGCGCATCTTTTGGAATGGCGTCACTGCGATTAGGAATGGGGCTGTGCCCTCGGAGTTGCGCCTCGGTGCCTTCGAGCAGAGGCTTGGCATGATGGGCGAGGAGTTCATGGCTGGAATCGAGGTTCCAACACTCGACGACAGAGCCAACTCCTCGACGGTCACTGTGAACAATGAGGAGCTTGCATCCCTACAGCGCTATGCAGAGCTCAAGAACCAGGTGCGCCTAGCGTACAGAGAGATCGGTGAAATCAGCGATGGGCTCAAAGAAGCTGTAGATGCACCCAACATCTCGTTCGTACTTGCCGACGGCACTCCTGTCGCGAAAAAGACGACGACCATCACCAACGTTCTCGACAAAGGAGCATTGGCCGAAGCGGGGATACCGGTTGACGCGTTCTACACACCCTCAGAGCAGGTGCGACTCACGACGACCAAGGCACTTACGAAACTAGAGCTCCAAACTGACGTAGCTCCGATGCGGATGCGTGCCTAA
- a CDS encoding helix-turn-helix domain-containing protein → MEPSTQAALTSEPPALFTCREACQLLRISKSTLYRLIGDGELVPAHIGRSVRFTRSELHRFVAGLDR, encoded by the coding sequence ATGGAACCAAGTACACAAGCTGCCCTTACCTCCGAACCTCCTGCGCTCTTCACTTGCCGAGAAGCGTGTCAACTCCTGCGCATATCCAAATCAACGCTCTATCGTTTGATTGGAGATGGAGAACTTGTGCCAGCCCATATCGGGCGATCAGTGCGTTTCACACGCTCAGAGCTTCATCGCTTTGTCGCCGGGCTAGATCGCTAA